A genomic stretch from Echeneis naucrates chromosome 6, fEcheNa1.1, whole genome shotgun sequence includes:
- the LOC115044634 gene encoding speriolin-like protein — MDLEKTFDALLSTNEELREENGHLRSLLSLFKEHIDLTARMQSVRNNAHEEFTDRLLGEIAYQLDGRILSHVFQGHKRFYGFTVLNIPDKIIEVSTHPLSGQVDEGYRLHLTQRYAHIMEQLKRLGYKTTLHPPFTEFIVNTYGILKERPTDNSPQAIDYNNPDFLRNTIVKTAPGKLQKDLLLVLTCLCSMAEKDGKPLVIWK; from the exons ATGGACCTGGAGAAAACCTTTGATGCCTTGCTGTCAACAAATGAAGAACTTAGAGAGGAAAATGGTCATTTGAGGTCTTTGCTAAGTTTATTCAAGGAACACATAGACCTGACAGCCAGGATGCAGAGTGTCAGGAATAATGCTCATGAGGAGTTCACAG ACAGGCTTTTGGGAGAGATTGCCTATCAACTAGATGGGAGGATTCTGTCTCATGTCTTCCAGGGTCATAAAAGGTTCTATGGTTTCACAGTGCTCAACATACCAGACAAGATCATAGAG GTGAGCACACATCCGCTGTCAGGGCAGGTGGATGAGGGCTATCGGCTTCATCTCACTCAGAGGTATGCCCACATCATGGAGCAGTTGAAGCGACTCGGCTATAAAACAACACTTCACCCGCCTTTCACTGAATTTATTGTCAACACTTACGGGATCCTGAAGGAGAGACCTACTGACAACAGTCCTCAGGCAATAGACTACAATAATCCAGACTTTCTTAGGAACACAATTGTGAAAACTGCACCTGGAAAACTTCAGAAGGACCTGCTGCTCGTGCTCACCTGCCTCTGCAGCATGGCTGAGAAGGATGGAAAGCCCCTTGTAATCTGGAAATGA
- the grinab gene encoding glutamate receptor, ionotropic, N-methyl D-aspartate-associated protein 1b (glutamate binding), with translation MNTEKTEYAPVFGGPLPLFPQGQPELPPAYDMTGPNMFGGPVPGGFPYPPPTAFGAAFPRAFGPGGPGAFGSGAPEAFGPGGPGAFGSGAPEAFGPGGPGAFGSGAPGAFGPGGPGAFGSGAPEAFGPGGPGAFGSGAPEAFGPGGPGAFGSGAPGVFGPGGPGAFGSGAPEAFGPGGPGAFGSGANPSAPYSPPVQGHNSNFNDDIYPNNEDPPAFHDNQDFDFGLDNKTIRTAFIRKVFLVLTAQLMVTFAFVAVFTFVTEVKTFVMVNTWTYFVSYGVFLVSVCVISCCGNVRRRHPWNLVALSILTLSMSYMVGMIASFHETESVIMAVGITAVVCFTVVLFSLQTKYDFTSCHGVLFVCLIVLIFFGILCIAIRNRILQIVYAGLGALLFTCFLAVDTQLLLGNKELALSPEEYVFAALTLYTDIINIFLYILAIIGRARGG, from the exons atgaacaCCGAAAAGACTGAATACGCTCCTGTGTTTGGAGGACCCCTTCCACTGTTTCCTCAGGGCCAGCCAGAACTGCCTCCTGCATATGACATGACGGGCCCAAACATGTTTGGAGGACCTGTTCCTGGTGGCTTCCCTTACCCTCCACCAACTGCTTTTGGGGCTGCCTTTCCTCGAGCTTTTGGACCTGGGGGCCCTGGAGCTTTTGGATCCGGTGCTCCTGAAGCTTTTGGACCTGGGGGCCCTGGAGCTTTTGGATCCGGTGCTCCTGAAGCTTTTGGGCCTGGGGGCCCTGGAGCTTTTGGATCCGGTGCTCCTGGAGCTTTTGGACCTGGGGGCCCTGGAGCTTTTGGATCTGGTGCTCCTGAAGCTTTTGGACCTGGGGGCCCTGGAGCTTTTGGATCTGGTGCTCCTGAAGCTTTTGGACCTGGGGGCCCTGGAGCTTTTGGATCCGGTGCTCCTGGAGTTTTTGGACCTGGGGGCCCTGGAGCTTTTGGATCCGGTGCTCCTGAAGCTTTTGGACCTGGGGGCCCTGGAGCTTTTGGATCCGGTGCTAATCCATCTGCACCCTATTCTCCACCTGTCCAGGGCCACAATTCCAACTTCAATG ATGATATCTACCCTAACAATGAGGATCCACCAGCCTTTCACGACAATCAAGACTTTGATTTTGGATTAGATAACAAGACCATAAGAACAGCCTTCATTCGCAAG GTATTCCTGGTGTTAACTGCTCAACTGATGGTGACATTTGCCTTTGTGGCAGTTTTCACCTTTGTTACTGAGGTCAAGACTTTTGTCATGGTGAACACTTGGACATACTTTGTCTCCTATGGTGTGTTccttgtgtcagtgtgtgtgatcAGCTGCTGTGGAAATGTGCGCCGACGACATCCTTGGAACCTGGTTGCATTG TCCATCTTGACTCTCAGCATGTCCTACATGGTGGGAATGATTGCCAGCTTCCATGAGACTGAATCTGTGATCATGGCAGTGGGTATCACAGCGGTCGTGTGCTTCACAGTGgtcctcttctctctgcag ACCAAATACGACTTCACTTCCTGCCATGGCGTGCTTTTCGTCTGTTTAATTGTCCTGATCTTCTTCGGCATTCTCTGCATCGCCATTCGTAACAGGATTCTACAAATTGTGTACGCTGGATTGGGAGCATTGCTTTTCACCTGT TTCTTGGCAGTcgacacacagctgctgctgggcAACAAGGAACTGGCCCTGAGCCCAGAAGAATATGTCTTTGCTGCTCTTACCCTCTACACGGACATCATCAATATCTTTCTCTACATTCTTGCTATCATTGGAAGGGCAAGAGGGGGCTGA